From one Lycium barbarum isolate Lr01 chromosome 6, ASM1917538v2, whole genome shotgun sequence genomic stretch:
- the LOC132599027 gene encoding caffeoyl-CoA O-methyltransferase 6 produces the protein MAETNGAAQETQVAKHQEVGHKSLLQSDALYQYILETSVYPREPEPMKELRELTAKHPWNLMTTSADEGQFLSMLLKLINAKNTMEIGVYTGYSLLATALALPDDGKILAMDINKENYELGLPVIQKAGVAHKIDFREGPALPVLDLLVEDKNKHGTYDFIFVDADKDNYLNYHKRIIELVKVGGVIGYDNTLWNGSVVAPPDAPLRKYVRYYRDFVLELNKALAADPRIEICMLPVGDGITLCRRIS, from the exons ATGGCTGAGACTAATGGTGCAGCACAGGAAACTCAAGTAGCCAAACACCAAGAGGTTGGCCACAAGAGTCTTTTGCAAAGTGATGCTCTTTACCAG TACATACTCGAGACTAGCGTATACCCAAGAGAGCCAGAACCCATGAAAGAGCTCAGAGAATTGACTGCTAAGCATCCATG GAATTTAATGACAACCTCAGCAGATGAAGGACAATTCTTGAGCATGTTGTTGAAGTTAATCAATGCAAAAAACACCATGGAGATTGGTGTTTACACTGGCTACTCTCTCCTTGCTACTGCTCTTGCTCTTCCTGATGATGGAAAG ATACTGGCAATGGATATTAACAAGGAAAATTACGAACTTGGTTTGCCCGTAATCCAAAAGGCTGGCGTGGCTCACAAGATTGATTTTAGAGAGGGACCTGCTTTGCCTGTTCTTGATCTATTGGTTGAAGAC AAAAATAAGCATGGCACGTATGATTTCATTTTCGTGGATGCCGACAAGGACAACTACCTTAACTACCACAAGAGGATAATAGAACTAGTAAAAGTTGGTGGTGTGATTGGCTACGACAACACCCTATGGAATGGTTCTGTGGTGGCTCCACCTGATGCTCCATTAAGGAAATATGTTAGGTACTACAGGGACTTTGTATTGGAACTTAACAAAGCTTTAGCAGCTGATCCAAGGATTGAGATTTGTATGCTTCCTGTTGGTGATGGAATTACCCTGTGCCGCCGTATTAGCTGA